The following are encoded together in the Salvelinus alpinus chromosome 29, SLU_Salpinus.1, whole genome shotgun sequence genome:
- the LOC139558958 gene encoding DEP domain-containing mTOR-interacting protein-like isoform X2, producing the protein MGPRTAVTPSKERKMVSGAHDNSLSSGNIGYYNRGPTLTPTSPVLSNPKSVLKRQVSPEELQRPGSPYIKRTFTIVGDAVGWGFVVRGSRPCHIQAVDPSGPAAVVGVKVRQFVVSVNGLNVLSLDYKMVRNLILTGKRTVVMEIMEESDC; encoded by the exons ATGGGACCTCGGACAGCTG tCACTCCATCCAAGGAAAGAAAGATGGTGTCTGGGGCGCATGATAACAGTCTTAGTAGTGGCAACATTGGGTATTATAACAGAGGCCCCACGCTTACCCCTACCTCACCTGTGCTGTCAAACCCCAAATCAG TGCTGAAGAGACAAGTGAGTCCAGAGGAGCTGCAGAGACCAGGAAGCCCATACATAAAGAGGACGTTTACA ATTGTGGGTGATGCGGTGGGCTGGGGATTTGTGGTCAGGGGGAGTAGGCCATGTCACATCCAGGCAGTGGACCCCAGTGGGCCTGCAGCAGTAGTAGGAGTGAAG GTGCGCCAGTTTGTGGTCTCTGTCAATGGTCTGAACGTCCTGTCTCTGGACTACAAGATGGTCAGAAACCTCATCCTCACTGGAAAACGAACCGTGGTCATGGAGATTATGGAGGAGTCTGATTGTTGA
- the LOC139558958 gene encoding DEP domain-containing mTOR-interacting protein-like isoform X1, giving the protein MMSFHRICFWTEAVEIVTPSKERKMVSGAHDNSLSSGNIGYYNRGPTLTPTSPVLSNPKSVLKRQVSPEELQRPGSPYIKRTFTIVGDAVGWGFVVRGSRPCHIQAVDPSGPAAVVGVKVRQFVVSVNGLNVLSLDYKMVRNLILTGKRTVVMEIMEESDC; this is encoded by the exons tCACTCCATCCAAGGAAAGAAAGATGGTGTCTGGGGCGCATGATAACAGTCTTAGTAGTGGCAACATTGGGTATTATAACAGAGGCCCCACGCTTACCCCTACCTCACCTGTGCTGTCAAACCCCAAATCAG TGCTGAAGAGACAAGTGAGTCCAGAGGAGCTGCAGAGACCAGGAAGCCCATACATAAAGAGGACGTTTACA ATTGTGGGTGATGCGGTGGGCTGGGGATTTGTGGTCAGGGGGAGTAGGCCATGTCACATCCAGGCAGTGGACCCCAGTGGGCCTGCAGCAGTAGTAGGAGTGAAG GTGCGCCAGTTTGTGGTCTCTGTCAATGGTCTGAACGTCCTGTCTCTGGACTACAAGATGGTCAGAAACCTCATCCTCACTGGAAAACGAACCGTGGTCATGGAGATTATGGAGGAGTCTGATTGTTGA
- the LOC139558958 gene encoding DEP domain-containing mTOR-interacting protein-like isoform X3, whose amino-acid sequence MVSGAHDNSLSSGNIGYYNRGPTLTPTSPVLSNPKSVLKRQVSPEELQRPGSPYIKRTFTIVGDAVGWGFVVRGSRPCHIQAVDPSGPAAVVGVKVRQFVVSVNGLNVLSLDYKMVRNLILTGKRTVVMEIMEESDC is encoded by the exons ATGGTGTCTGGGGCGCATGATAACAGTCTTAGTAGTGGCAACATTGGGTATTATAACAGAGGCCCCACGCTTACCCCTACCTCACCTGTGCTGTCAAACCCCAAATCAG TGCTGAAGAGACAAGTGAGTCCAGAGGAGCTGCAGAGACCAGGAAGCCCATACATAAAGAGGACGTTTACA ATTGTGGGTGATGCGGTGGGCTGGGGATTTGTGGTCAGGGGGAGTAGGCCATGTCACATCCAGGCAGTGGACCCCAGTGGGCCTGCAGCAGTAGTAGGAGTGAAG GTGCGCCAGTTTGTGGTCTCTGTCAATGGTCTGAACGTCCTGTCTCTGGACTACAAGATGGTCAGAAACCTCATCCTCACTGGAAAACGAACCGTGGTCATGGAGATTATGGAGGAGTCTGATTGTTGA